A DNA window from Chryseobacterium sp. MEBOG06 contains the following coding sequences:
- a CDS encoding helix-turn-helix domain-containing protein, whose translation MDTMEVIIEKIKEYRKKKGFSHENMAEELHISQAAYSKIEKNETKLTVDRLYQIAEILKVPVYGLLDTIPNNIYNQQNFYDTSVGHQEIQNLYQENKDKTGKIESLYEERLKDKDKMIEQLQSLINLIKK comes from the coding sequence ATGGATACCATGGAAGTTATCATCGAAAAAATAAAAGAATACCGTAAAAAGAAAGGCTTTTCACATGAAAATATGGCCGAAGAATTACACATAAGCCAAGCTGCGTACAGCAAAATAGAAAAGAATGAAACCAAACTTACTGTTGACAGATTATATCAGATCGCTGAAATCTTAAAAGTTCCTGTTTATGGATTACTGGATACAATTCCAAATAATATTTATAATCAGCAAAATTTTTATGATACTTCTGTTGGCCACCAAGAAATTCAAAATTTATATCAGGAAAATAAAGACAAAACAGGAAAGATAGAGTCTTTGTATGAAGAAAGACTCAAAGATAAAGATAAAATGATTGAGCAATTACAAAGTCTTATCAACTTAATAAAGAAATAA